One window from the genome of Pseudonocardia hierapolitana encodes:
- a CDS encoding FAD-dependent oxidoreductase, translating to MPRERLVVIGGDAAGMSAASQARRRRDPGDLEIVAFEQGRFTSYSACGIPYWIGGSVGGPDELVARSPEEHRKQGIDVRIRTRVTAIDLDSRTVHACDLEAGHEYDEHFDCLVYASGSVPIRPPIPGIDAAGVFGVQTLGDGAVLRDELDDSVRRVVIIGGGYIGLEIAEACQVRGLDVTVVDKAATPVGTFDPDIGSFIADAVRGMGISMILSDGAAEIETGSSGRAVAVHTEAGRRLPADLVVLGLGVRPNVSLAEEAGIPLGTSGGIAVDNRMRTQVEGVWAAGDCVESVHRLSGRRVVVALGTHANKQGRVVGINIGGGYATFPGVIGTAVTKVCDLEVARTGMSEAEADAAGFCYLTTAVDSTTRAGYFPGAEPIRTKLLAEKRTGRLLGAQIVGREGAAKRIDVLATAIWNEMHVDEILSLDLSYAPPFAPVWDPVLIAARKAFETVEADSRK from the coding sequence ATGCCTCGGGAACGTCTGGTGGTGATCGGTGGCGATGCCGCCGGGATGAGCGCCGCCAGCCAGGCTCGCAGGCGGCGGGATCCGGGCGATCTGGAGATCGTCGCGTTCGAGCAGGGCCGGTTCACGTCGTACTCGGCGTGCGGGATCCCGTACTGGATCGGTGGCAGCGTCGGCGGGCCGGACGAGCTCGTCGCGCGCAGCCCGGAGGAGCACCGCAAGCAGGGGATCGACGTGCGGATCCGCACCAGGGTCACGGCGATCGATCTGGATTCCCGCACGGTCCACGCCTGCGATCTGGAGGCAGGCCACGAGTACGACGAGCACTTCGACTGTCTGGTCTACGCCTCCGGCAGCGTGCCGATCCGCCCGCCGATCCCGGGCATCGATGCCGCAGGCGTGTTCGGCGTGCAGACCCTGGGCGACGGCGCGGTCCTGCGCGACGAGCTCGACGACAGCGTGCGTCGGGTCGTCATCATCGGTGGCGGCTACATCGGGCTGGAGATCGCCGAGGCGTGCCAGGTCCGGGGCCTGGATGTCACCGTTGTCGACAAGGCCGCTACTCCGGTCGGCACGTTCGACCCGGATATCGGCTCGTTCATCGCCGACGCCGTCCGTGGCATGGGCATCTCGATGATCCTTTCTGACGGGGCAGCGGAGATCGAGACCGGCAGTAGCGGCCGGGCCGTCGCGGTGCACACGGAGGCCGGCCGCAGGTTGCCCGCCGACCTCGTCGTACTCGGCCTCGGCGTCCGGCCGAACGTCTCCCTGGCCGAGGAGGCCGGGATCCCGCTGGGCACCTCCGGCGGTATCGCCGTGGACAACCGGATGCGGACGCAGGTCGAGGGCGTCTGGGCCGCCGGCGACTGCGTCGAGTCGGTCCATCGGCTGTCCGGGCGGCGGGTCGTCGTGGCCCTCGGGACGCATGCCAACAAGCAGGGCCGCGTCGTCGGCATCAACATCGGCGGCGGATACGCCACCTTCCCCGGGGTCATCGGCACCGCCGTCACGAAGGTGTGCGATCTCGAGGTGGCCCGTACCGGCATGTCCGAGGCTGAGGCCGACGCGGCCGGGTTCTGCTATCTGACAACCGCCGTGGACTCCACGACCCGCGCCGGCTACTTCCCCGGCGCCGAGCCGATCCGCACGAAGCTGCTCGCCGAGAAGCGCACCGGCAGGCTGCTCGGCGCCCAGATCGTCGGGCGGGAGGGTGCCGCGAAGCGGATCGATGTGCTCGCCACCGCGATCTGGAACGAGATGCATGTCGACGAGATTCTGAGCCTGGATCTGTCCTACGCGCCGCCGTTCGCACCCGTGTGGGATCCGGTGCTCATCGCCGCACGCAAGGCGTTCGAGACCGTGGAAGCCGACAGCCGCAAGTGA
- a CDS encoding LLM class flavin-dependent oxidoreductase: MTATANERLGLAPTAPRPASETRPLQDRRETNPLFGDQKMKLGLFGINCSYGLIMSHAPSSYRVTWEHTKEIAQRADRIGFDVLVPVARWKGFGGSTNFNGNCFETYTWAAGIAEATERIGVAATSHLPTVHPIVAAKAATTIDHISRGRFALNLVMGWVPPEMEMFGGEQREHDERYAFGQEWIDYVTRLWTEPGSFEVDGEHFQGALLEAYPKPHQAPRPALLNAGNSPAGIEFSARNVDINFASLDTLENIRAYTDKVRSKARDDYQREIQVMTYGLVVCRDTEDEAKRAFQQVVDEGDWGAAGNVIKIAGSGASQSFDHAVKKMQERFIAGWGGYPVVGTPEQVTEQLAALNEAGMQGMIFGLIDYNEELEYFGNNVMPLLKEVGLRQ; encoded by the coding sequence ATGACCGCGACCGCCAACGAGCGCCTCGGGCTCGCCCCCACGGCCCCGCGCCCCGCGAGCGAGACCCGCCCCCTGCAGGACCGCAGGGAGACCAACCCGCTGTTCGGCGACCAGAAGATGAAGCTGGGGCTGTTCGGCATCAACTGCTCGTACGGGCTGATCATGAGCCACGCCCCGTCGTCGTACCGGGTGACGTGGGAGCACACCAAGGAGATCGCGCAGCGCGCCGACCGCATCGGCTTCGACGTGCTCGTGCCGGTGGCCCGCTGGAAGGGGTTCGGCGGCTCCACCAACTTCAACGGCAACTGCTTCGAGACCTACACCTGGGCCGCGGGCATCGCCGAGGCGACCGAGCGGATCGGCGTCGCCGCGACCTCCCACCTGCCCACCGTGCACCCGATCGTCGCCGCCAAGGCCGCCACCACGATCGACCACATCTCCAGGGGCCGGTTCGCGCTCAACCTCGTGATGGGATGGGTGCCACCGGAGATGGAGATGTTCGGCGGCGAGCAGCGCGAGCACGACGAGCGCTACGCCTTCGGCCAGGAGTGGATCGACTACGTCACGAGGCTGTGGACCGAGCCCGGCTCGTTCGAGGTCGACGGAGAGCACTTCCAGGGCGCCCTGCTCGAGGCGTACCCGAAGCCCCACCAGGCGCCCCGCCCGGCGCTGCTCAACGCAGGCAACTCGCCGGCCGGTATCGAGTTCTCCGCCCGCAACGTCGACATCAACTTCGCCTCGCTCGACACACTGGAGAACATCAGGGCCTACACCGACAAGGTGCGGTCGAAGGCCCGCGACGACTACCAGCGGGAGATCCAGGTCATGACATACGGCCTGGTCGTGTGCCGCGACACCGAGGACGAGGCAAAGCGCGCCTTCCAGCAGGTCGTCGACGAGGGCGACTGGGGGGCCGCCGGCAACGTCATCAAGATCGCTGGTTCCGGCGCGAGCCAGTCCTTCGACCACGCGGTCAAGAAGATGCAGGAGCGCTTCATCGCCGGCTGGGGCGGCTACCCCGTCGTCGGCACGCCGGAGCAGGTCACCGAGCAGCTCGCCGCCCTCAACGAGGCCGGCATGCAGGGCATGATCTTCGGGCTCATCGACTACAACGAGGAGCTCGAGTACTTCGGGAACAACGTCATGCCGCTCCTGAAGGAGGTAGGCCTGCGCCAGTGA
- a CDS encoding aldehyde dehydrogenase, which yields MTTSLEELKLFIGGKSVDARSGRTFESQNPYTGQPWARLADGGPEDIDEAVAAARSAFEGEWGQMTGFQRAATLRRCGDAIAANAERLARLEVNDSGKLLREMLGQLNSLPQWYYYFAGLADKVEGRTVPPVNPNYFGFTTREPIGVVGAITPWNSPLLLLTFKLAPALAAGCTVVAKPSEHSPASTVVFAEILHEAGLPAGVLNVVTGWDRATGEALASHRGVDKIAFTGSTTTGAKVAQAAAANLNRVTLELGGKSPQIVFPDADLDAAANGLVAGVFAATGQTCMAGSRLIVHAAVHDALIEKVVARADTIKLGDPTAAETEMGPVANRPQYEKVLSYLQGAAAEGAAFACGGEPDAERGGLFVKPTVVTNVTPENTIVREEVFGPVLAAYTFRDEDEALKLANDTPYGLAGAVWTKDVHRAHRVAAKLRAGTVWINAYRVVSPAMPFGGFGASGIGRENGIDAINEYTENKSVFVELTGGTRDPFQLG from the coding sequence ATGACGACATCCTTGGAAGAGTTGAAGCTCTTCATCGGCGGCAAGTCGGTCGACGCCCGCTCGGGCCGCACGTTCGAGTCGCAGAACCCCTACACCGGTCAGCCCTGGGCGCGCCTCGCGGATGGCGGTCCGGAGGACATCGACGAGGCCGTGGCCGCCGCCCGCTCCGCCTTCGAGGGCGAGTGGGGACAGATGACGGGATTCCAGCGGGCCGCGACCTTGCGCAGGTGCGGGGACGCGATCGCCGCGAACGCCGAGCGGCTGGCCCGGCTGGAGGTCAACGACTCGGGCAAGCTGCTGCGCGAGATGCTCGGCCAGCTGAACAGCCTGCCGCAGTGGTACTACTACTTCGCGGGGCTGGCCGACAAGGTCGAGGGTCGCACCGTGCCGCCGGTCAACCCGAACTACTTCGGCTTCACCACTCGCGAGCCGATCGGCGTCGTCGGCGCGATCACGCCGTGGAACTCGCCGCTCCTGCTGCTGACCTTCAAGCTCGCTCCCGCGCTGGCCGCCGGTTGCACGGTGGTGGCCAAGCCATCGGAGCACTCCCCCGCTTCTACCGTCGTGTTCGCCGAGATCCTGCACGAGGCGGGACTCCCGGCGGGCGTGTTGAACGTCGTCACCGGCTGGGACCGCGCGACCGGTGAGGCGCTCGCCTCGCACCGGGGCGTGGACAAGATCGCGTTCACCGGTTCGACGACGACAGGTGCCAAGGTCGCGCAGGCCGCGGCGGCGAACCTCAACCGCGTCACCCTGGAGCTGGGTGGGAAGTCGCCGCAGATCGTCTTCCCCGACGCCGATCTCGACGCCGCCGCCAACGGCCTCGTCGCCGGTGTCTTCGCCGCTACGGGCCAGACCTGCATGGCGGGCTCGCGCCTGATCGTGCATGCCGCCGTCCACGACGCGTTGATCGAGAAGGTCGTCGCCCGTGCCGACACGATCAAGCTGGGCGACCCCACCGCCGCCGAGACCGAGATGGGCCCGGTGGCCAACCGACCGCAGTACGAGAAGGTCCTCTCCTACCTGCAGGGCGCGGCCGCCGAGGGCGCCGCCTTCGCCTGCGGCGGTGAGCCCGACGCCGAGCGCGGGGGCCTGTTCGTCAAGCCCACCGTCGTCACGAACGTGACCCCGGAGAACACCATCGTCCGCGAGGAGGTGTTCGGCCCCGTGCTCGCCGCTTACACCTTCCGTGACGAGGACGAGGCCCTCAAGCTCGCCAACGACACCCCCTACGGCCTGGCCGGCGCTGTCTGGACCAAGGACGTGCACCGGGCCCACCGCGTCGCCGCGAAGCTCCGCGCCGGCACCGTGTGGATCAACGCGTACCGCGTGGTGTCCCCCGCCATGCCGTTCGGTGGCTTCGGCGCGAGCGGCATCGGGCGCGAGAACGGCATCGACGCGATCAACGAGTACACCGAGAACAAGTCCGTGTTCGTCGAGCTCACCGGCGGCACCCGCGACCCGTTCCAGCTGGGCTGA
- a CDS encoding AraC family transcriptional regulator, whose translation MDTRSLEEARDVVSRVYLDHALSAPEDRLEATLNAASNRRFTIGYLTYQSSAKLVMPPTENCYHINLTVEGRTEARRTDGARATTRAMSSGLVLLPDQETTVRWSPDAGQLILKISRESLEGHLSEQLHLPVNGVLDFDFGIDLTTPAGSSLLASVEFFARELNRPGGLADMPIAREQLEAFVMTQLLHAGRHQYTDALAAPADPVRSGRLRPVISYMEEHADQPLSPQELARIGCMSVRTLHATFQQELGESPMSYLRRIRLDHVRAELLRCDPRSTRVTDVALRWGFFHQSRFAQQYRGRFGELPRETLRSRSR comes from the coding sequence ATGGACACGCGCAGCCTCGAGGAGGCCCGCGACGTCGTCAGCCGCGTGTATCTCGACCACGCGCTGTCGGCGCCGGAGGATCGCCTGGAAGCGACGCTCAACGCCGCGTCGAACCGCCGGTTCACCATCGGCTACCTCACGTACCAGTCCAGCGCGAAGCTCGTGATGCCCCCGACCGAGAACTGCTACCACATCAACCTCACCGTCGAGGGACGCACCGAGGCCCGCCGAACAGACGGCGCCCGTGCGACGACCCGGGCCATGTCGAGCGGCCTCGTGCTCCTTCCGGACCAGGAGACCACCGTCCGGTGGTCACCGGATGCCGGGCAGCTCATCCTCAAGATCTCCCGGGAGAGCTTGGAGGGCCACCTCAGCGAGCAGCTCCACCTGCCGGTGAACGGGGTGCTGGACTTCGACTTCGGGATCGATCTGACGACGCCCGCCGGGAGCTCGCTGCTCGCCTCGGTCGAGTTCTTCGCCCGTGAGTTGAACCGACCCGGCGGGCTCGCCGACATGCCGATCGCCCGCGAGCAGCTCGAGGCGTTCGTGATGACTCAGCTGCTGCACGCCGGCCGGCACCAGTACACCGACGCCCTGGCCGCTCCCGCCGATCCAGTCCGGTCGGGCCGGCTCCGACCGGTGATCAGCTACATGGAAGAGCACGCCGACCAACCACTCAGCCCGCAGGAGCTCGCCCGGATCGGCTGCATGAGCGTCCGGACCTTGCATGCGACCTTCCAGCAGGAGCTCGGCGAGTCACCCATGAGCTACCTGCGTCGCATCCGACTCGACCACGTTCGAGCCGAACTCCTGCGATGCGACCCGAGGTCGACCCGGGTCACGGATGTCGCCCTGCGGTGGGGCTTCTTCCACCAGAGCCGGTTCGCGCAGCAGTACAGGGGACGGTTCGGTGAACTGCCGCGGGAAACGCTGCGTAGCCGGAGCCGGTGA
- a CDS encoding bifunctional 3,4-dihydroxy-2-butanone-4-phosphate synthase/GTP cyclohydrolase II: protein MPHSIGDPSVHVSGLPGTSAVQCAVAALAAGLMVVVIDDADRENEGDLVLSAGSVTAEQVAFVVAHTTGIVCAPMPAERADVLGLGLMVAENTDAHGTAFTVTVDHTSTGTGVSAADRAATLRALADPATRAEQLRRPGHVFPLRAREGGVLARAGHTEAAVDLLRLAGQDPVAVIAEIVAADGSMARGRTLRAFADEHDLPMLAIADLVRYRRATERFVEHVATSAMPTVFGEFRAVAYRSTIDATEHLALVHGDAAAASRSPRGALVRVHSECLTGDIIGSLRCDCGAQLEQAMRAIAAEGAGAVVYLRGHEGRGIGLAHKIRAYALQETGLDTIDANTVQGLPVDSRSYGTGAQILTDLGITRLRLITNNPAKHGGLDGYGLHILDRVTLATTPSPHNMRYLRTKQERMGHVLVLNEHTG, encoded by the coding sequence ATGCCGCACTCCATCGGGGACCCGAGCGTCCACGTCTCCGGGCTGCCGGGGACGTCGGCGGTGCAGTGTGCGGTGGCGGCGTTGGCGGCGGGCCTGATGGTGGTCGTCATCGATGATGCAGATCGGGAGAACGAGGGGGATCTGGTGCTGTCCGCGGGGTCTGTGACTGCGGAGCAGGTGGCGTTCGTGGTGGCGCACACGACGGGGATCGTGTGCGCGCCGATGCCGGCCGAGCGCGCGGATGTGCTGGGGTTGGGGTTGATGGTTGCCGAGAACACCGACGCGCACGGCACGGCGTTCACCGTCACCGTCGACCACACGAGCACCGGGACGGGGGTGTCGGCGGCCGACCGGGCTGCCACGTTGCGGGCGTTGGCCGATCCGGCCACCCGCGCCGAGCAGCTGCGCCGGCCAGGGCACGTGTTCCCGCTGCGAGCCCGCGAGGGTGGGGTACTGGCCCGGGCCGGGCACACCGAAGCCGCGGTGGACCTGCTGCGCCTGGCCGGCCAGGATCCGGTCGCAGTGATCGCCGAGATCGTGGCAGCGGACGGCTCGATGGCCCGCGGTCGGACACTGCGGGCGTTCGCCGACGAGCACGACCTGCCGATGCTGGCCATCGCGGATCTGGTCCGCTACCGGCGCGCGACCGAGCGGTTCGTCGAACACGTGGCCACCTCGGCGATGCCCACGGTGTTCGGCGAGTTCCGGGCAGTGGCCTACCGCTCCACCATCGACGCCACCGAGCACCTCGCCCTGGTCCACGGGGATGCCGCCGCCGCCTCCCGCAGCCCCCGCGGCGCGTTGGTGCGTGTGCACAGCGAGTGCCTCACCGGCGACATCATCGGCTCGCTGCGCTGCGACTGCGGGGCCCAACTCGAACAAGCCATGCGCGCGATCGCCGCCGAAGGCGCCGGCGCCGTCGTCTACCTGCGTGGCCACGAAGGGCGCGGGATCGGGCTGGCCCACAAGATCCGCGCCTACGCCCTGCAGGAAACCGGCCTGGACACGATCGACGCCAACACCGTGCAGGGCCTGCCCGTCGACTCCCGCTCCTACGGCACCGGCGCCCAGATCCTCACCGACCTCGGCATCACCCGGCTGCGACTGATCACCAACAACCCCGCCAAACACGGCGGTCTCGACGGTTACGGCCTGCACATCCTCGACCGCGTCACGCTGGCCACCACTCCCAGCCCCCACAACATGCGCTACCTGCGCACCAAGCAAGAACGCATGGGCCACGTCCTGGTGCTGAACGAGCACACCGGCTGA
- a CDS encoding flavin reductase family protein has protein sequence MTERTYDGVQEARPVDGARMRAVLGHFASGVVVITASGPDGPLGFTCQSFSSLSLEPPLVSFCPAGTSTTWPRIREVGRFCVNVLAADHSDLSTAFARSGTDKYAGVRWRPAPSGAPVLDGVAAWIDCTLEHEYPGGDHTIVAGRVHDLAADETREPLLFHRGAYAVTAPSAR, from the coding sequence ATGACCGAACGCACGTACGACGGGGTACAGGAGGCACGTCCGGTCGACGGAGCCCGGATGCGGGCGGTCCTCGGCCATTTCGCCTCCGGTGTCGTGGTCATCACCGCATCCGGACCGGACGGGCCACTCGGCTTCACGTGCCAGTCGTTCAGCTCGCTGTCCCTCGAACCGCCGCTGGTGTCGTTCTGCCCTGCCGGGACCTCGACGACCTGGCCGAGGATCCGCGAGGTCGGCAGGTTCTGCGTGAACGTGCTGGCTGCCGACCATTCGGACCTGAGCACCGCGTTCGCCCGCTCCGGCACCGACAAGTACGCGGGCGTCCGGTGGAGGCCCGCTCCCTCGGGCGCTCCCGTCCTCGACGGGGTCGCCGCCTGGATCGACTGCACCCTCGAGCACGAGTACCCGGGGGGCGACCACACCATCGTCGCCGGGCGGGTGCACGACCTCGCAGCGGACGAGACGCGGGAACCGTTGCTGTTCCACCGTGGCGCCTACGCGGTCACCGCGCCGTCGGCGCGGTGA
- a CDS encoding LysR substrate-binding domain-containing protein, with translation MLSPSSTVASDLMPRLMLLHAMTERGHLSAAAEAVGVPQPTATRWLSALSRTVGVALTHRVGRRIELTRAGVALAESVGSAHTTLAMGVARAHEAADPGRGQVVFGFLRTMGASRAPELLRDYRATRPRVRLALVQAAHEELIEKLHDGTIDIAMSSVRESDVDIVATELFQEPFVLVVPADHRLARRESVRLYDCRDETFVGLSVGIALRRRVDELFGAARVRPRYGFETDEVETVRGLATAGVGIAVLPARHGGPLAGSAEVPIVPRHYRNIGLLVSTRRPLEPTAEGFRQRASEHSWTRSLRARRTSGRA, from the coding sequence ATGCTCTCGCCGTCGTCGACCGTCGCGTCGGATCTGATGCCGAGGCTGATGCTGCTGCACGCCATGACCGAGCGCGGTCACCTGAGCGCCGCGGCGGAGGCGGTCGGCGTGCCCCAGCCCACCGCAACGCGCTGGCTCTCGGCGCTGAGCCGGACGGTCGGTGTCGCGCTCACCCACCGTGTCGGCAGGCGGATCGAACTCACCCGGGCAGGCGTCGCGCTCGCCGAGTCCGTGGGGTCGGCGCACACCACGTTGGCGATGGGTGTGGCGCGAGCCCACGAAGCCGCCGACCCGGGGCGGGGCCAGGTCGTGTTCGGCTTCCTCCGGACGATGGGAGCGAGCCGAGCTCCCGAACTCCTGCGTGACTACCGCGCCACGCGGCCCCGCGTCCGGTTGGCGCTGGTGCAGGCCGCTCACGAGGAGCTGATCGAGAAGCTCCACGACGGGACGATCGACATCGCCATGAGCTCGGTGCGGGAGAGCGACGTCGACATCGTCGCGACGGAGCTCTTCCAAGAGCCGTTCGTCCTCGTCGTTCCGGCCGATCACCGCCTGGCACGCCGCGAGTCGGTCCGCCTGTACGACTGCCGCGACGAGACCTTCGTCGGGCTCTCCGTGGGGATCGCCCTCCGTCGCAGGGTCGACGAGCTGTTCGGCGCGGCCAGGGTCCGGCCGCGCTACGGGTTCGAGACCGACGAGGTCGAGACCGTGCGGGGGCTCGCCACCGCGGGTGTCGGGATCGCGGTCCTGCCCGCCCGCCACGGCGGACCCCTTGCCGGCTCCGCCGAGGTGCCGATCGTGCCCCGGCACTACCGGAACATCGGGTTGCTCGTTTCGACGCGCCGTCCGCTCGAGCCGACCGCTGAGGGCTTCCGGCAGCGGGCCTCCGAGCACAGCTGGACCCGGTCGCTCCGGGCCCGGCGAACGTCCGGCAGGGCGTGA
- a CDS encoding NAD-dependent succinate-semialdehyde dehydrogenase, with the protein MSGTLSEIELLGGIEKGLLIGGRFRPAAGGRTFAVENPATGATLCEVADGSAEDAVDALTAASAAQSSWAATPPRERGEILRRAYELLVARTEEIALLITLEMGKSLAESRAEIAYGAEFFRWFSEEAVRIQGDFTVEPGGSGRVVLMRQPVGPSLLITPWNVPLAMPTRKIGPAIAAGCTMILKPAEQTPLTALLLASVLAEAGLPDGVLNVVTTSDPEAVAAPLIHDTRLRKLSFTGSTEVGRKLIVSSADQVLRTSMELGGNAPFIVCADADIDAAVDGAMIAKMRNIGEACIAANRFYVHADVVEEFTDKLTVRMGKMVVGPGVDEGVEVGPLIDAVQRDKVAALVDDAVSRGARVHTGGTAPSGPGYFYPPTVLTGVPSSARMTREEIFGPVAPISTFTDEHEVLRAANDTESGLVSYVYSRDIGRAIRLAEGLETGMVGLNRGFVSNAAAPFGGVKRSGLGREGGRLGIEEYLEVKYVALDVDR; encoded by the coding sequence ATGAGCGGAACGCTTTCCGAAATCGAGTTGCTGGGCGGAATCGAAAAGGGCTTGCTGATCGGGGGGCGCTTCCGTCCCGCGGCCGGCGGACGGACCTTCGCGGTGGAGAACCCGGCGACCGGGGCGACGCTGTGCGAGGTCGCGGACGGCTCGGCCGAGGACGCTGTCGACGCCCTCACGGCGGCGTCGGCGGCGCAGAGCTCCTGGGCGGCGACGCCGCCCCGCGAGCGCGGCGAGATCCTCCGGCGCGCCTACGAGCTCCTCGTGGCGCGGACCGAGGAGATCGCGCTGCTGATCACGCTGGAGATGGGCAAGTCGCTGGCCGAGTCGCGCGCCGAGATCGCGTACGGAGCCGAGTTCTTCCGCTGGTTCTCCGAGGAGGCCGTGCGCATCCAGGGCGACTTCACGGTCGAGCCCGGTGGCTCGGGGCGGGTCGTCCTGATGCGCCAGCCGGTGGGACCGAGCCTGCTGATCACGCCGTGGAACGTCCCGCTGGCGATGCCGACGCGCAAGATCGGCCCGGCGATCGCCGCGGGCTGCACGATGATCCTGAAGCCGGCCGAGCAGACTCCGCTGACGGCGTTGCTGCTCGCGTCGGTACTGGCCGAGGCGGGTCTTCCCGACGGGGTCCTCAACGTCGTGACCACGTCCGACCCCGAGGCGGTCGCCGCGCCTCTGATCCACGACACCCGCCTGCGGAAGCTGTCGTTCACCGGGTCCACGGAGGTGGGCCGGAAACTGATCGTCAGTTCGGCGGACCAGGTGCTCCGGACGTCGATGGAGCTGGGGGGAAATGCCCCGTTCATCGTGTGCGCGGACGCCGACATCGACGCAGCGGTGGACGGCGCGATGATCGCCAAGATGCGCAACATCGGTGAGGCGTGCATCGCGGCCAACCGGTTCTACGTGCATGCGGACGTGGTCGAGGAGTTCACCGACAAGCTGACGGTCCGGATGGGCAAGATGGTGGTCGGTCCGGGTGTCGACGAGGGTGTCGAGGTCGGCCCGCTGATCGACGCCGTCCAGCGTGACAAGGTCGCCGCGCTCGTCGACGACGCCGTGAGCCGTGGTGCTCGCGTGCACACGGGAGGCACGGCGCCGTCCGGACCCGGCTACTTCTACCCGCCGACCGTGCTGACCGGTGTTCCGTCCTCCGCGCGCATGACGAGGGAGGAGATCTTCGGGCCGGTAGCGCCGATCTCGACCTTCACCGACGAGCACGAGGTGCTCCGCGCCGCCAACGACACCGAGTCCGGCCTCGTGAGCTACGTCTACAGCCGCGACATCGGTCGGGCGATCCGCCTCGCCGAGGGTCTCGAGACCGGGATGGTCGGCCTCAACCGCGGCTTCGTCTCGAACGCGGCCGCCCCGTTCGGAGGCGTGAAGCGGTCCGGCCTGGGACGGGAAGGCGGCAGGCTCGGCATCGAGGAGTACCTCGAGGTCAAGTACGTGGCGCTGGACGTGGACCGGTGA
- a CDS encoding class II fumarate hydratase produces MSAEPITSGAGLRGPARSSAYREENDFDGAVIVPANALWGAQTQRAIETFTISDLRLPRRYIGALGALKRAAARANADLRRLDPALAEAIVAAAGEVGDGLLDDHFRVDVFQTGSGTNTNMNANEVIANRANQLLGMPLGTRHPVHPNDHVNLGQSSNDVTPTVVHLAAQTGITHRLVPAFSHLQTALRAIAEATDGIVKPGRTHLQDAVPIRLGQEFLGHAGQIERSIERFRAAQRGLAEVALGGTAVGTGLNTHPEFAGRVVAALAAEFDVELRETDNHFQAQNNLDAVVFASGALRTAAASLLKIADDVRWMNSGPRAGLGEIEVPSLSMGSSIMPGKTNPIVAEAVCQVAAKVMGNDATIAVAGGRGNFELTVMTPVVAFSLLESIELLAGTAVVFADRCISGIRATSAGPAAVERTLMMVTALSPRIGYDEAAAVAREARASGRTIREVARERTDLREDELSELLDPRRMTGVG; encoded by the coding sequence GTGAGTGCCGAGCCGATCACGTCCGGCGCCGGTCTGCGCGGCCCCGCCCGGTCGTCCGCGTACCGGGAGGAGAACGACTTCGACGGGGCCGTGATCGTCCCCGCGAACGCCCTGTGGGGTGCGCAGACCCAGCGCGCGATCGAGACGTTCACCATCAGCGACCTGCGCCTCCCGCGGCGCTACATCGGCGCACTCGGAGCGCTCAAGCGAGCGGCCGCCCGGGCGAACGCCGATCTGCGCCGGCTCGACCCGGCGCTCGCCGAAGCGATCGTGGCCGCGGCCGGTGAGGTCGGCGACGGTCTCCTCGACGACCACTTCCGCGTCGACGTGTTCCAGACCGGCAGCGGCACCAATACGAACATGAACGCCAACGAGGTGATCGCCAACCGGGCGAACCAGCTGTTGGGCATGCCGCTGGGGACCAGACACCCGGTGCACCCGAACGACCACGTGAACCTCGGGCAGTCCTCCAACGACGTCACGCCCACTGTCGTCCACCTGGCCGCGCAGACGGGGATCACCCACCGGTTGGTGCCTGCGTTCTCGCATCTGCAGACCGCGCTGCGCGCGATCGCCGAGGCCACCGACGGGATCGTCAAGCCCGGGCGCACCCATCTGCAGGACGCGGTGCCGATCCGGCTCGGGCAGGAGTTCCTCGGCCACGCCGGACAGATCGAGCGCAGCATCGAGAGGTTCCGCGCGGCGCAGCGCGGCCTCGCCGAGGTCGCCCTCGGCGGCACGGCGGTCGGCACGGGCCTCAACACCCACCCCGAGTTCGCCGGTCGGGTCGTCGCGGCACTGGCCGCCGAGTTCGACGTGGAGCTGCGCGAGACCGACAACCACTTCCAGGCGCAGAACAACCTCGACGCCGTCGTGTTCGCCTCGGGCGCCCTGCGGACGGCTGCCGCCAGCCTCCTGAAGATCGCTGACGATGTCCGCTGGATGAACAGCGGGCCCCGCGCGGGACTGGGCGAGATCGAGGTGCCCAGCCTCTCGATGGGCTCGTCGATCATGCCGGGGAAGACCAACCCGATCGTCGCGGAAGCGGTGTGCCAGGTCGCGGCCAAGGTGATGGGCAACGACGCGACGATCGCCGTGGCAGGCGGCCGCGGCAACTTCGAGCTCACGGTGATGACCCCGGTCGTCGCGTTCAGCCTGCTGGAGTCGATCGAGCTACTGGCCGGCACGGCCGTCGTCTTCGCCGATCGGTGCATCAGCGGGATCCGGGCCACGTCGGCGGGACCGGCGGCCGTCGAGCGAACTCTGATGATGGTCACCGCGCTCTCCCCCCGCATCGGGTACGACGAGGCGGCCGCCGTCGCCCGCGAGGCGCGCGCCAGCGGGCGCACGATCCGCGAGGTGGCCCGCGAGCGCACGGACCTGCGGGAGGACGAGCTCTCCGAGTTGCTCGACCCGCGGCGGATGACCGGCGTCGGTTGA